From a single Rutidosis leptorrhynchoides isolate AG116_Rl617_1_P2 chromosome 5, CSIRO_AGI_Rlap_v1, whole genome shotgun sequence genomic region:
- the LOC139847959 gene encoding SUN domain-containing protein 5-like, whose translation MIAFWFHFLLFLSTFGPNHANNQGNVDAHNRNFSDSDTNTTSTTYRYIEEHNLTSSAHLDFNLSGKSNDFSTHDCNDTEKNFSQGTSPVEEVVSKVLGYSELVCKREIQDNVQNDGTNHTYPNLDGFKNVTKQDNVSSGAPSGLPNITHRLEADGSEYNYASASKGAKVVAHNKEANGASNILGLDHDKYLRNPCSVLDKFVIIELAEETLVDAIKIANFEHHSSNFKQFSLSGSLVFPTETWVPIGTFVAANVRHHQYFKLPEPKWARYLKLTIDSHYGSEFYCTMNVIEVYGVDAIERMLEEFIVTSEESKNVNSTTSPSAETAGTKNEKLDGDKKNMTEVVEDGKRGDDDVAKKPSTKIPEVVAKGNGRIHGDAVLKILMQKVRLLEKNLSLLENYIKELNKRQGDVIPQLDAALAKYSTVVEEIRSEIKELLLWKATMEKEIAELESWKAFASSHLESIVKEKAMLRHAIEKIASDQENLDKAELTVLTVIVSFAIIAVFKIVTDRIFTSPYIKAYRNGTSWRLLLVTCVVTAIVVLNLY comes from the exons ATGATCGCATTTTGGTTCCATTTTCTGCTATTCCTCTCTACATTCGGCCCCAATCATGCCAACAACCAAG GGAATGTAGATGCACATAATAGGAACTTCAGTGATAGTGATACGAATACAACTAGTACTACATATCGGTATATCGAAGAACACAATCTTACAAGTAGCGCGCATTTAGATTTTAATCTCTCTGGGAAATCGAACGATTTTTCAACTCATGATTGTAACGATACTGAAAAGAACTTTAGTCAGGGGACAAGTCCGGTTGAAGAAGTAGTATCAAAAGTTTTAGGTTACTCCGAGTTAGTTTGCAAGCGAGAAATTCAAGATAATGTACAAAACGATGGGACCAATCACACATATCCTAATCTTGACGGATTTAAAAACGTTACCAAACAAGATAATGTATCAAGTGGTGCACCGAGTGGGTTACCGAACATTACCCATAGGCTCGAAGCTGACGGGTCAGAATACAATTACGCGTCTGCATCAAAAGGTGCGAAAGTTGTGGCTCATAATAAGGAAGCAAATGGAGCAAGCAACATTTTGGGTTTGGATCATGATAAGTACCTAAGAAACCCGTGTTCTGTTTTGGATAAATTTGTTATAATCGAGCTTGCAGAAGAGACTTTAGTAGATGCTATAAAGATTGCAAATTTCGAACATCATTCGTCTAATTTTAAGCAGTTTTCATTATCGGGAAGTTTGGTTTTCCCGACTGAAACGTGGGTCCCGATTGGTACATTTGTTGCTGCAAACGTGAGACATCATCAGTACTTTAAGTTGCCCGAACCCAAATGGGCTCGTTACTTAAAGTTGACTATTGATAGTCATTATGGGTCGGAGTTTTACTGCACGATGAATGTAATTGAAGTATATGGTGTAGATGCAATTGAACGTATGCTTGAAGAATTTATCGTGACATCAGAAGAATCAAAAAATGTTAATTCAACAACAAGTCCGTCTGCAGAAACTGCAGGGACCAAAAATGAAAAATTGGATGGTGATAAAAAGAACATGACGGAAGTTGTTGAAGATGGTAAACGGGGTGATGATGACGTGGCGAAAAAACCGTCAACAAAAATTCCCGAAGTTGTTGCAAAAGGTAATGGAAGAATACATGGTGATGCGGTTTTAAAGATTTTGATGCAAAAGGTTAGATTACTTGAAAAGAACTTATCTTTATTAGAGAATTATATTAAAGAATTGAATAAGAGACAAGGAGATGTTATACCTCAACTTGATGCTGCGCTTGCAAAGTATTCGACTGTTGTGGAGGAAATACGATCGGAAATTAAGGAGCTTTTGTTATGGAAGGCCACCATG GAAAAAGAGATTGCTGAGCTGGAGTCGTGGAAGGCTTTTGCGTCATCCCATCTAGAGTCAATTGTCAAAGAAAAAGCCATGCTCAG GCATGCaattgagaaaattgcaagtgatCAAGAAAATCTGGACAAGGCTGAGCTAACGGTGTTGACTGTGATCGTTTCTTTTGCAATTATTGCCGTATTCAAGATAGTTACAGATCGTATATTTACGTCTCCTTACATCAAAGCATATAGGAATGGTACAAGTTGGAGACTGCTACTCGTTACGTGCGTTGTCACTGCAATTGTTGTTTTGAACTTGTATTAG